The following coding sequences are from one Streptomyces sp. NBC_01485 window:
- a CDS encoding helix-turn-helix transcriptional regulator has protein sequence MERRIPVSIYADDPITRAGLTTELRQRAEVELVDLLPPGGSARVVVFALDVLSVSALELIRAARSRDGAQVVLVLSALSDDELLTVVESGAYAVLWRSETTATSLTEAVIRAASGNAALPSDLLTRLLKQVGRLQQHVLRPQGLTLTGLSDRERRVLRLAADGFGTDEIAGELAYSKRTVASVLHDVTVRYQLRNRTHAVAFAIREGLI, from the coding sequence TTGGAACGTCGGATACCGGTGTCGATCTACGCGGACGACCCCATCACGCGGGCGGGGCTGACGACCGAGCTGCGCCAGCGCGCCGAGGTCGAGCTCGTCGACCTACTGCCCCCGGGCGGATCGGCCCGCGTGGTCGTGTTCGCGCTCGACGTGCTGTCCGTATCGGCCCTCGAACTGATCAGGGCGGCGCGCTCGCGCGACGGGGCGCAGGTCGTGCTCGTCCTCTCCGCCCTGTCGGACGACGAGCTGCTGACGGTCGTCGAGTCGGGAGCCTACGCAGTGCTGTGGCGGTCGGAAACCACCGCCACCTCGCTCACCGAGGCGGTGATCAGGGCCGCCTCGGGCAACGCCGCCCTGCCCTCCGATCTGCTGACCCGTCTGCTCAAGCAGGTGGGACGGCTCCAGCAGCACGTGCTGCGCCCCCAGGGCCTGACCCTGACCGGACTCTCCGACCGTGAACGCCGGGTGCTGCGCCTGGCGGCCGACGGCTTCGGCACCGACGAGATCGCGGGCGAGCTCGCGTACTCGAAACGCACCGTGGCCAGCGTGCTGCACGACGTCACGGTCCGGTACCAGCTGCGCAACCGGACGCACGCGGTCGCATTCGCCATCCGCGAAGGTCTGATCTGA